In Nitrospirota bacterium, one genomic interval encodes:
- a CDS encoding TIGR03885 family FMN-dependent LLM class oxidoreductase, producing the protein MSGVKIGFHASHEQFKPGRLLELARMAEAAGFAAAMCSDHFYPWNPRQGESGFAWSWLGAALQATSLPFGVVCAPGQRYHPAIIAQAAATLAEMFPDRFWVAIGSGQLLNEAITGDRWPPKAERNERLLECAGIMRALWAGETVTHYGLVAVEEAKLYTRPPNPPLLIGAAITPETAAWVGGWADGLITVSKPGDELNKVIEAFRNGGGEGKPMFLQMQISYAATEEEALHGAWDQWRSTILDSAAHTELRSPEIMDAAAQFVTPEDMHGHVQISSDISRHREWLQEYLDLGFDHLYVHNVNRDQERFIEEFGTHVLPALSGSGATA; encoded by the coding sequence ATGAGCGGGGTGAAGATAGGCTTCCACGCCTCTCATGAGCAGTTCAAACCAGGCAGGCTGCTCGAGCTGGCCAGGATGGCTGAGGCTGCCGGGTTTGCTGCGGCGATGTGCTCCGACCATTTCTATCCCTGGAATCCCCGGCAGGGCGAGAGCGGCTTCGCCTGGTCGTGGCTGGGGGCGGCGTTGCAGGCGACGTCGCTCCCTTTCGGCGTGGTCTGCGCACCGGGCCAGCGGTATCATCCTGCGATCATCGCGCAGGCCGCGGCGACGCTCGCCGAGATGTTCCCCGACCGCTTCTGGGTCGCGATAGGCAGCGGCCAGCTGCTCAACGAGGCGATCACCGGGGACCGCTGGCCGCCGAAAGCGGAACGGAACGAGCGGCTGCTCGAGTGCGCAGGGATCATGCGCGCCCTCTGGGCGGGCGAGACCGTGACGCACTACGGCCTCGTTGCGGTCGAGGAGGCGAAACTCTATACCCGGCCCCCGAACCCGCCGCTCCTTATCGGCGCGGCCATCACTCCTGAAACAGCGGCGTGGGTCGGCGGGTGGGCGGACGGCTTGATCACCGTATCGAAGCCCGGGGACGAGCTCAACAAGGTCATCGAAGCGTTCCGCAACGGCGGCGGCGAGGGGAAGCCGATGTTCCTCCAGATGCAGATATCCTATGCTGCCACCGAGGAGGAGGCGCTGCACGGGGCATGGGACCAGTGGAGGAGCACGATTCTCGACAGCGCGGCGCATACCGAGCTCCGCTCTCCCGAGATAATGGATGCCGCCGCGCAGTTCGTCACCCCCGAAGACATGCACGGGCATGTGCAGATCTCTTCTGACATAAGCAGGCATAGGGAGTGGCTGCAGGAGTATCTCGATCTCGGCTTCGATCACCTTTACGTCCACAATGTTAATAGAGATCAGGAGCGCTTTATCGAGGAGTTCGGCACGCACGTGCTCCCGGCCCTTTCCGGATCGGGTGCAACGGCGTAA
- a CDS encoding DUF3568 family protein has protein sequence MRTTKRAATILFLIALQVQGCAMMGTRGYEPPYGESAATYSGGALQATYPNTVFRTHDAAREALRDFNATVTAARKDATGGILDARMPDGTLVAIDMQAKKPDITAVAIKVGTYGSEEVSRSISRRIEANLQRR, from the coding sequence ATGAGGACGACGAAAAGAGCGGCAACCATTCTCTTCCTGATCGCCCTGCAGGTGCAGGGATGCGCCATGATGGGCACAAGGGGATATGAGCCACCCTATGGAGAGTCTGCGGCGACCTATTCCGGGGGGGCGCTCCAGGCGACGTACCCCAATACGGTGTTCAGAACCCACGATGCGGCACGGGAGGCGTTGCGGGACTTCAATGCGACCGTCACCGCGGCACGCAAAGATGCGACCGGCGGCATCCTTGATGCGAGGATGCCTGACGGCACCCTGGTCGCCATCGATATGCAGGCGAAGAAGCCGGACATCACGGCGGTCGCGATTAAAGTCGGCACGTACGGCAGCGAGGAGGTTTCACGGTCGATAAGCCGCAGGATCGAGGCCAATCTGCAGAGACGGTAA
- the sppA gene encoding signal peptide peptidase SppA encodes MKRTILPLVLILSILSGCAFVNVTLTPAAKQLEEELIEGEGRPKLLLLDLDGMISFKEKSEGLLRTKPSAVAFFREALRKAEGDAAVAGVIVRINSPGGSVAASDTIYHDLVRFKEKRKVPVYAYIMEVGASGGYYVAAAADRIIASPASVTGSIGVLAMKLNADGLFSKIGVVSETYTSGPKKDFWSPFRPSSPEEQKMLQGIIDGLFARFIAVVHASRQKQLSEQEIRALADGRIMTAGQARAAGLIDETAYLDETIEAMKKALKIEQARVVMYTRPGDFASTIYSGMPVPGPQVINLVSINAEELLSSAGVRFLYLWNP; translated from the coding sequence ATGAAAAGAACGATACTGCCGCTGGTCCTTATCCTCTCTATCCTTTCTGGATGCGCTTTTGTCAACGTCACCCTCACCCCTGCTGCAAAGCAGCTCGAGGAGGAGCTGATCGAGGGAGAGGGGAGACCCAAGCTGCTGCTGCTCGACCTGGACGGCATGATATCGTTCAAGGAGAAGTCCGAGGGCCTGCTGAGGACGAAGCCCTCGGCCGTCGCCTTCTTCAGAGAGGCGCTCCGCAAGGCGGAGGGCGATGCGGCGGTCGCAGGGGTGATCGTGAGGATCAATTCACCCGGCGGCAGCGTTGCCGCAAGCGATACGATCTATCACGATCTCGTGCGCTTCAAGGAGAAGCGGAAGGTGCCCGTATACGCATACATAATGGAGGTCGGCGCTTCGGGAGGGTATTATGTGGCAGCTGCCGCCGACCGTATCATCGCCAGTCCGGCGTCGGTCACCGGCAGCATAGGAGTGCTCGCGATGAAGCTCAACGCCGACGGCCTCTTTTCGAAGATCGGGGTTGTCAGCGAGACGTATACGTCGGGTCCGAAGAAGGACTTCTGGTCTCCCTTCCGCCCCAGCTCCCCCGAGGAGCAGAAGATGCTTCAGGGCATCATCGACGGGCTCTTCGCGCGGTTTATCGCAGTGGTCCACGCGAGCAGGCAGAAGCAGCTCTCCGAGCAGGAGATCCGCGCCCTTGCCGACGGCCGCATCATGACCGCGGGCCAGGCCCGGGCAGCAGGCCTGATCGATGAGACGGCATACCTGGACGAAACGATCGAAGCGATGAAGAAGGCGCTGAAGATCGAGCAGGCGAGGGTCGTCATGTACACCAGGCCGGGAGACTTCGCCTCGACCATCTACTCGGGAATGCCCGTGCCCGGCCCGCAGGTGATCAACCTCGTCTCGATCAACGCGGAAGAATTGTTGTCTTCCGCCGGGGTCCGGTTCCTGTATCTCTGGAACCCTTAG
- a CDS encoding MFS transporter, translating into MHNHQRFSALYARDFRLFWFGQIISLSGTWMHSVAQSWLVYSLTKSPLSLGIIASLSSLPILILTLFGGMVADRYPKRNILIVTQVLSVLPALALGILTDTDTITIWQVGIIAFFLGTVNAFDVPARQAFLAEVVNKGDITNAIALNSAAFNGARVIGPVIAGFLIARFGLPACFYLNALSFVAVIVALSKIQARGVVTARSAGFFSDIAAGGRFVMKERAILYIMALIGLFSLFGIPYITLLPVLAAEILHVGAKGLSLLVAAAGAGSLCAALIIAFKGEVERKDIYIPLSGLVFSVAILGISFSRSFHLSLFFIFLAGWGVVSYLATSNSYIQNMVPDALRGRVMSLYILVFLGLAPVGNSVIGVTADLLGTIASLKMFAAICIGGSILFAAVFRRAAAPGAVLPGESG; encoded by the coding sequence ATGCACAACCACCAGCGCTTCTCGGCACTTTATGCCAGGGACTTCAGGCTCTTCTGGTTCGGCCAGATCATCTCCCTCTCGGGGACCTGGATGCACTCGGTCGCGCAGAGCTGGCTCGTCTACTCCCTGACGAAGTCGCCGCTCTCCCTCGGCATCATAGCCTCCCTGTCTTCGCTGCCGATACTCATCCTCACGCTCTTCGGGGGAATGGTCGCTGACCGGTATCCGAAACGCAATATCCTCATTGTCACCCAGGTGCTCTCCGTCCTTCCCGCCCTGGCCCTCGGCATTCTCACCGACACCGATACGATCACGATATGGCAGGTGGGCATCATCGCCTTCTTCCTCGGCACGGTCAATGCCTTCGACGTTCCTGCGCGGCAGGCATTCCTCGCCGAAGTAGTCAACAAGGGGGACATCACCAATGCCATAGCCCTCAACTCCGCCGCCTTCAACGGCGCCCGGGTCATCGGGCCGGTGATAGCCGGGTTCCTGATCGCCCGTTTCGGGCTCCCCGCCTGTTTCTATCTCAACGCCCTCAGCTTCGTCGCGGTCATCGTCGCGCTCTCGAAGATACAGGCGCGCGGTGTCGTCACGGCGCGCTCCGCCGGGTTCTTTTCCGATATCGCCGCGGGCGGGCGCTTCGTCATGAAGGAGCGCGCCATACTCTACATCATGGCGCTCATCGGGCTCTTCAGCCTCTTCGGCATTCCGTACATTACGCTCCTGCCGGTGCTCGCCGCCGAGATCCTCCATGTCGGAGCAAAGGGCCTCAGCCTTCTCGTCGCCGCCGCAGGAGCGGGCTCGCTCTGCGCAGCGCTCATCATCGCCTTCAAGGGGGAGGTGGAGCGCAAGGATATCTACATCCCCCTCTCGGGGCTCGTCTTTTCGGTGGCGATTCTCGGCATCTCCTTTTCGCGGAGCTTCCACCTCTCGCTCTTTTTCATCTTCCTCGCCGGCTGGGGGGTGGTCAGCTACCTGGCGACGAGCAACAGCTACATACAGAACATGGTGCCCGATGCGCTCAGGGGCAGGGTCATGAGCCTCTACATCCTCGTCTTTCTCGGCCTCGCGCCCGTGGGCAACTCGGTCATCGGTGTCACGGCCGACCTCCTGGGGACCATCGCCTCGCTGAAGATGTTTGCCGCAATCTGCATCGGCGGTAGTATACTATTCGCAGCGGTCTTCAGAAGGGCCGCGGCCCCCGGCGCGGTGCTGCCCGGGGAATCGGGGTAG
- the tsaB gene encoding tRNA (adenosine(37)-N6)-threonylcarbamoyltransferase complex dimerization subunit type 1 TsaB — protein sequence MRLLAIETATAVGGVAIMEDDLLIAESRANVKVTHSERLLTEIDHALTSSRLTIDAIDVFALSTGPGSFTGLRVGLSTLKGLAYATAKKVVAVPTLEAFASAITFTPHMICPLLDARRREVYAGVFAWEGDGLVRILPEQAVKLETLLARLHEPVVFLGEGAALYRKTIEEIMGERALFARPRDMAPSPATVAALGMQRARSGAFEDPVRLTPLYLRKSEAELKSPS from the coding sequence ATGCGATTACTGGCGATAGAGACGGCGACAGCGGTGGGCGGCGTGGCGATCATGGAAGATGACCTGCTCATCGCCGAGTCGAGAGCCAACGTGAAGGTGACCCACTCCGAGCGCCTCCTGACCGAGATCGACCATGCGCTCACAAGCTCCCGCCTCACCATCGACGCTATCGATGTCTTCGCCCTTTCCACAGGCCCCGGGTCGTTCACCGGGCTCAGGGTCGGTCTCAGCACGCTCAAAGGGCTCGCCTACGCCACCGCCAAGAAGGTGGTCGCGGTCCCGACGCTCGAGGCGTTCGCCTCGGCTATCACCTTCACCCCGCATATGATCTGTCCGCTCCTCGACGCCCGGCGGCGGGAGGTCTATGCAGGGGTGTTCGCCTGGGAGGGAGACGGGCTCGTCCGCATACTGCCCGAGCAGGCCGTGAAGCTCGAGACCCTGCTCGCCCGCCTCCACGAGCCGGTGGTCTTCCTCGGCGAGGGGGCTGCGCTGTACCGGAAGACCATAGAAGAGATCATGGGAGAGCGGGCGCTCTTCGCCCGGCCGCGCGACATGGCGCCGTCGCCCGCGACCGTGGCAGCGCTCGGGATGCAGCGCGCCCGGAGCGGCGCCTTCGAAGACCCCGTTCGCCTCACGCCGCTCTATCTCAGGAAATCCGAAGCAGAGCTCAAATCACCCTCGTAA
- the rimI gene encoding ribosomal protein S18-alanine N-acetyltransferase: MRPIRIREMSPDDIPEIMRIELEAFTTPWTETSFKTELYSRFSLTRVAVLDGAIIGYICVRQIADECHLMDLAVHPGHRQQGVATLLLEDILQDISASECRFLYLEVRMSNQAAKRLYEKFGFRVVGIRKNYYINPSENALVMMRELKQEDTPA, translated from the coding sequence ATGAGACCGATCCGTATCCGCGAGATGTCACCCGACGATATACCCGAGATCATGCGCATCGAGCTCGAAGCCTTCACAACGCCCTGGACAGAAACGTCATTCAAGACCGAGCTCTACAGCAGGTTCTCCCTGACCAGGGTCGCGGTGCTCGACGGCGCAATCATCGGCTATATCTGCGTGCGCCAGATCGCCGATGAATGCCACCTGATGGACCTGGCGGTCCACCCCGGCCATCGGCAGCAGGGAGTGGCGACGCTGCTCCTCGAGGATATTCTGCAGGACATCTCGGCGTCGGAGTGCCGCTTCCTTTATCTCGAGGTGAGGATGTCGAACCAGGCGGCCAAGAGACTCTACGAAAAATTCGGCTTCAGGGTCGTGGGCATACGGAAAAACTACTATATCAACCCCTCGGAAAACGCGCTCGTCATGATGCGGGAGCTGAAGCAGGAGGACACGCCGGCATAA
- a CDS encoding NADH:flavin oxidoreductase codes for MLFEPFSLARMQLGNRMVRSATYEKRADVDGFVTDELIAFYEELALGGVGLIITGNALVHVSGRSVPQMLCIHNDFYIDKLRRLVDTVHRRDGKIVLQLVHGGRQCLPSFLGGMQPIAPSGVYDPSTRVMPREMTNEEIWEIVEAFGEAAGRAQYAGFDGVQVHAAHGYLVNEFLSPHTNRRTDYWGGDEERRFHFLEEVVKAMRKETGAAYPLMIKMNADDFVEGGLGPAESLRTALRLEDLGVAAIEVSGGMYESGGRTVQTGILAPGQEAYFRTLARRFKERVAVPVMLVGGLRSRSVMEEVLGSGDADLVSLSRPLIREPDLPERFRAGKEKADCISCNGCMRFLKLDKVTCTQLTASPKS; via the coding sequence ATGCTCTTCGAACCTTTTTCTCTCGCCCGGATGCAGCTCGGGAACCGGATGGTCCGTTCCGCAACGTACGAGAAGCGTGCGGATGTGGACGGCTTTGTCACCGACGAACTGATCGCGTTCTATGAGGAGCTCGCCCTGGGAGGCGTCGGGCTGATCATCACCGGCAATGCCCTCGTCCATGTCTCGGGCCGTTCGGTGCCGCAGATGCTCTGCATCCATAACGACTTTTATATCGATAAGCTCAGGCGGCTCGTCGATACCGTGCACCGCCGCGACGGAAAGATCGTTCTCCAGCTGGTGCACGGCGGCAGGCAGTGCCTCCCGTCGTTCCTCGGCGGCATGCAGCCGATAGCGCCGTCGGGAGTCTACGACCCCTCCACCAGGGTGATGCCGCGGGAGATGACGAACGAGGAGATATGGGAGATCGTCGAGGCCTTTGGCGAGGCTGCGGGCAGGGCGCAGTATGCGGGGTTCGACGGCGTCCAGGTGCACGCGGCGCACGGCTATCTCGTGAACGAGTTCCTTTCTCCCCACACCAACCGGAGAACGGATTATTGGGGAGGCGACGAGGAGCGGCGGTTCCATTTCCTCGAAGAGGTCGTCAAGGCGATGCGCAAGGAAACGGGGGCAGCCTATCCCCTGATGATAAAAATGAATGCCGACGATTTCGTCGAGGGAGGGCTCGGCCCCGCAGAGAGCCTCAGGACCGCATTGCGGCTCGAAGACCTCGGCGTTGCCGCCATCGAGGTGAGCGGCGGCATGTACGAGTCGGGGGGCAGGACCGTGCAGACAGGCATCCTCGCCCCCGGACAGGAGGCATACTTCAGGACCCTGGCGCGCCGCTTCAAGGAACGGGTGGCTGTGCCGGTCATGCTCGTCGGCGGTCTCCGTTCGAGGAGCGTGATGGAAGAGGTCCTCGGCAGCGGGGATGCCGATCTCGTCTCGCTCTCGCGCCCCCTCATCCGCGAGCCCGACCTGCCGGAGAGATTCAGGGCAGGCAAGGAAAAGGCGGACTGCATCTCCTGCAACGGCTGCATGCGTTTTCTGAAACTCGACAAGGTAACGTGCACGCAGCTGACGGCAAGTCCGAAATCCTGA
- the pdxA gene encoding 4-hydroxythreonine-4-phosphate dehydrogenase PdxA: protein MNTPRRVAITIGDPAGIGPEIVLKSLLSREVAGQCTPVVIGDRAVLAEAASALNLSIDPSAFELVECGAVTGGFEKGRPTALGGSAAVAYVKKAVELVMERRADAMVTAPISKEALKLAGYPWPGHTELLAELTGTRDFAMMLAGGPLRVILVTIHAAIRQVPDLVTKERVLKTIGLAERACSMLGIEQPRIAVAALNPHAGEAGIFGSEDIMEILPAVKEAQLRGISASGPYPADALFHKAYKGEFDIVVCMYHDQGLVPLKMIAFDTGVNVTVGLPLVRTSPDHGTAYDIAWKGVAGPSSMIEAITMAVRMKNAARRS from the coding sequence ATGAATACGCCGAGAAGAGTAGCGATTACCATAGGCGACCCTGCGGGGATCGGCCCCGAGATCGTCCTGAAGTCTCTCCTCTCCCGGGAGGTTGCCGGGCAGTGCACACCCGTCGTCATCGGCGACCGCGCGGTGCTCGCTGAAGCCGCATCTGCACTGAACCTTTCGATCGATCCGTCCGCCTTCGAGCTGGTGGAGTGCGGCGCTGTAACCGGCGGTTTCGAAAAAGGCAGGCCCACCGCTCTCGGGGGCAGCGCTGCCGTCGCCTATGTAAAGAAAGCGGTAGAGCTGGTCATGGAGAGGCGCGCCGACGCCATGGTTACCGCCCCGATCTCGAAGGAGGCGCTGAAGCTCGCGGGCTATCCATGGCCGGGGCATACGGAGCTTCTTGCAGAGCTGACAGGGACAAGGGACTTTGCCATGATGCTCGCGGGCGGGCCTCTGCGTGTCATCCTCGTCACCATCCATGCAGCGATCAGGCAGGTTCCCGATCTGGTTACCAAAGAGCGCGTGCTCAAGACTATCGGCCTTGCCGAGCGCGCCTGCAGCATGCTCGGTATCGAGCAGCCGCGCATCGCCGTTGCCGCGCTGAACCCCCACGCAGGGGAGGCGGGCATCTTCGGCAGCGAAGATATTATGGAGATACTCCCCGCTGTCAAGGAGGCGCAGCTCCGCGGCATCTCCGCTTCCGGTCCGTACCCGGCCGACGCCCTCTTTCATAAGGCCTACAAAGGCGAGTTCGATATCGTCGTCTGCATGTACCATGATCAGGGGCTGGTCCCCCTTAAAATGATCGCCTTCGATACCGGGGTCAATGTGACCGTCGGGCTTCCCCTGGTGCGGACCTCTCCGGACCACGGCACCGCCTACGATATCGCCTGGAAAGGCGTAGCCGGGCCTTCGAGCATGATCGAGGCGATCACCATGGCGGTCCGTATGAAGAACGCCGCAAGGAGGAGCTGA
- a CDS encoding outer membrane lipoprotein carrier protein LolA — protein MNRAISNQLSAVSTQQSASKIKNKEARRRKARAVCSALVFPFIIGALLIAVTPSFSSAAAADEEVARIQKAYEGIKDIQGAFVQRSFIKDLKRTDTYNGQFFIKPPKVKWEFKGDRPQVVYITGDDIIIYQKKEKQAFRSQFDRATYGQAPIALLSGFGDIRKEFDISMRSGRLHLKPKRPMGNIAAVELETAPSGFPIAALFVTDTLGNRIEIQLKNVRTNTGVGDKVFEFSPPEGVNVIRQ, from the coding sequence GTGAATAGAGCAATCAGCAATCAGCTATCAGCAGTCAGCACTCAGCAATCAGCATCCAAAATAAAGAATAAAGAGGCGAGGCGAAGGAAAGCACGCGCGGTCTGCAGTGCGCTTGTTTTCCCTTTTATCATCGGTGCTCTCCTCATAGCGGTTACCCCGTCTTTTTCCTCTGCCGCTGCTGCCGATGAGGAGGTGGCCCGGATACAGAAGGCATACGAGGGGATCAAGGATATACAGGGCGCCTTTGTCCAGAGGAGCTTCATCAAGGACCTCAAGAGGACCGATACCTACAACGGCCAGTTTTTCATAAAGCCCCCGAAGGTGAAGTGGGAGTTCAAGGGCGACAGACCGCAGGTGGTCTACATCACCGGGGACGATATCATTATCTATCAAAAAAAGGAGAAACAGGCCTTCAGGTCGCAGTTCGACCGGGCGACCTACGGGCAGGCGCCCATCGCCCTGCTGAGCGGCTTCGGCGATATCCGGAAGGAGTTCGACATCTCGATGCGGAGCGGCCGGCTTCACCTGAAGCCGAAGCGCCCCATGGGAAACATCGCGGCAGTGGAGCTCGAGACCGCCCCGAGCGGGTTCCCGATAGCGGCGCTGTTCGTCACCGATACGCTGGGCAACAGGATCGAGATCCAGCTGAAGAACGTGAGGACCAATACGGGCGTCGGCGATAAGGTCTTCGAGTTCTCTCCTCCCGAAGGGGTGAACGTCATCCGGCAGTAG